One genomic region from Reichenbachiella ulvae encodes:
- a CDS encoding sensor histidine kinase: protein MKSYKAGKIQLFLPLPAIFGGLMGLMGWYFSIPIFTSLIPDGPTMKFNTALVFIILGSYLSLNQFFDSKRLLKVLLIFTLAFSLITILEYLNIFEISIDNFFIYDRHSSIYPGRMSPATAFSFLVLSTAALFYKSENQLVAGSIHVMLLMILGIALLSLITYILNIPAQNKVFFLSTMAFPTSVILILLNASILLQRPDFGFTSLMTSQYQGSKFIRLFMPFLLVFPIILSYCLIAMINNDSLNLDFGIILYTVVFIFISLSYTGVIALAFNTADEERKKLLVELESSNINLSQFKDAMDHVSLVTISDPKDIILYANKNFVKTSGYTLEELLGSTHDLLKSGHHNEMFYKKMWDRLKGGNVWSGDIKYKAKNGTPYWIHTAIIPFQDENQHIYQYLSLGTDITERKKAEELLSSQYVKKLEQKNVELEQLTSIASHDLQQPMQTIINYIDLMQLEFGAELPSEAKEYLDTIKAASRRNKMMIQQLLDYSKIGKKEKPTMVNCKALLEQLEQDLQYSIQETEAEIELDELPTIEAYESGIRSIFQNLISNAIKFQKKANKPKIHISAERKEDGWCFSVEDNGIGIDPKFSSRIFNIFYRLHSEDQFKGTGIGLAHCQKIVGLHGGRIWVDSGKKEGSKFKFIIPNHILHKIDTLNDMVK from the coding sequence ATGAAATCTTATAAGGCAGGAAAAATACAACTATTCCTACCCCTTCCAGCTATTTTCGGAGGACTCATGGGACTCATGGGGTGGTACTTTAGTATTCCTATTTTCACTTCTTTGATCCCAGATGGACCAACCATGAAGTTCAATACTGCTTTGGTATTCATCATACTGGGATCTTATCTTTCGCTCAATCAATTCTTCGATTCCAAAAGACTGCTAAAAGTACTCTTAATCTTCACACTGGCTTTTAGTCTGATTACTATTTTAGAGTATCTGAATATTTTCGAAATCTCCATTGACAACTTTTTCATCTATGATAGACATAGTTCCATCTACCCTGGCAGAATGTCTCCTGCCACTGCATTCTCCTTCCTAGTTCTTTCTACGGCCGCCCTTTTTTATAAAAGCGAAAACCAACTCGTGGCAGGTAGCATACATGTCATGCTACTAATGATATTGGGGATTGCCCTGTTGTCCCTAATCACATATATTCTCAATATACCCGCACAGAACAAAGTATTCTTTTTAAGTACAATGGCCTTTCCCACTTCCGTTATACTTATTCTTCTTAATGCCTCCATTCTACTTCAAAGACCTGATTTCGGCTTTACCAGTCTAATGACCAGTCAATATCAGGGCAGCAAATTCATACGGTTATTCATGCCGTTTTTATTGGTTTTCCCTATTATCCTGAGCTACTGCCTTATTGCTATGATCAACAATGACAGCCTCAATTTGGACTTTGGCATCATATTGTACACCGTAGTTTTCATTTTTATCAGTCTCTCCTATACAGGAGTGATTGCACTCGCATTCAACACAGCAGATGAAGAAAGAAAAAAACTTTTGGTCGAATTAGAATCTTCAAACATTAATCTTTCACAGTTCAAAGATGCGATGGATCATGTATCCCTTGTAACCATTTCTGATCCTAAGGATATTATTCTGTATGCCAACAAAAATTTCGTCAAAACCTCAGGCTACACATTGGAAGAGTTGCTGGGAAGCACCCACGATCTATTAAAGTCTGGTCACCATAACGAGATGTTCTACAAAAAAATGTGGGACAGATTAAAAGGTGGAAATGTCTGGTCTGGGGACATAAAATACAAGGCAAAAAACGGAACTCCCTATTGGATTCATACGGCTATTATCCCGTTTCAGGACGAAAACCAACACATATACCAATATCTCTCGCTAGGCACAGATATCACAGAACGAAAAAAGGCCGAAGAATTGCTATCTAGCCAATATGTAAAAAAACTAGAACAAAAGAATGTAGAACTGGAACAGTTAACTTCAATAGCCTCGCACGACCTGCAGCAACCTATGCAGACTATTATCAACTACATCGATCTCATGCAACTCGAGTTCGGAGCAGAACTACCCTCAGAAGCGAAAGAGTATCTGGACACTATCAAAGCAGCGTCTAGAAGGAACAAAATGATGATCCAACAGCTACTTGACTATTCTAAGATTGGAAAAAAGGAAAAACCAACCATGGTTAATTGTAAAGCCTTGCTGGAGCAGTTGGAACAAGACTTACAGTATAGTATTCAAGAAACAGAGGCTGAAATCGAACTAGATGAATTACCTACAATTGAAGCTTACGAATCAGGCATAAGGTCTATTTTCCAAAACCTCATTTCGAATGCCATCAAATTTCAGAAAAAAGCAAACAAACCCAAAATCCACATCTCAGCGGAGCGCAAGGAGGATGGTTGGTGTTTTTCGGTTGAGGATAATGGGATCGGGATAGACCCCAAATTCAGTTCGCGGATCTTTAATATTTTCTACAGACTACATAGCGAAGATCAATTCAAAGGAACAGGGATCGGTTTGGCCCATTGTCAGAAAATTGTAGGTCTTCATGGAGGAAGAATCTGGGTGGATTCAGGAAAAAAAGAGGGGAGCAAGTTCAAGTTCATCATCCCCAACCACATCCTGCATAAAATTGACACACTCAATGATATGGTCAAATGA
- a CDS encoding DUF4924 family protein — protein sequence MEQSKNITEYIIEIYRKEDLMRAYKFDLEKFGTQVINFFPISPKEKLAQVNYYEELMKKMKDQSIEQSGHLAEINELVDQLEDLHQTLKREDHAYLKVYEQAQPFVEANLEEAKGKVSSEVQICLNGIYGFLLLKIEERPIKPEEQKMIDQFGNLLSLLSFKYEERKSAN from the coding sequence ATGGAGCAAAGCAAAAATATAACCGAATACATCATAGAAATTTATCGTAAGGAGGATTTGATGCGAGCCTATAAATTTGATTTAGAGAAGTTTGGAACACAGGTCATCAACTTCTTTCCAATCTCTCCAAAAGAAAAATTGGCTCAAGTCAACTACTATGAAGAGTTGATGAAAAAAATGAAGGATCAAAGCATCGAACAATCCGGACATCTAGCTGAAATCAATGAATTGGTAGATCAACTGGAAGATTTGCATCAGACGCTAAAAAGGGAAGACCATGCATACCTAAAAGTATATGAACAAGCCCAACCTTTCGTAGAAGCCAATCTGGAAGAGGCCAAAGGGAAAGTTTCAAGTGAGGTTCAAATCTGCCTCAACGGAATATATGGCTTTCTCTTGCTCAAAATTGAAGAACGCCCCATCAAACCAGAAGAACAAAAAATGATAGATCAATTTGGTAATCTATTGTCTCTTTTGAGCTTCAAGTATGAAGAGAGGAAGTCTGCCAACTAA
- a CDS encoding bifunctional 5,10-methylenetetrahydrofolate dehydrogenase/5,10-methenyltetrahydrofolate cyclohydrolase, with the protein MSTIIDGKQISTDIKEEIRLQVEAMKNEGKRAPHIAIIIVGDDGASHTYVGGKIKACKAVGFDYTLMQFASTISEEKLLKHVDQLNGDEDIDGFIVQLPLPEHISVEKVTESISPDKDVDGFTNQNFGSITSKNPLLMPATPFGIMELIKRYEIETEGKNCVIVGASRLVGAPLALMMSNDARATVTLCHKYTEDLASHTRNADILVVAVGKPELVTKDMVKEGAVVIDVGTTRVKDESKKSGFRLSGDVAYDEVAPKASFITPVPGGVGPMTIASLMINTLQAAKQKY; encoded by the coding sequence ATGTCCACAATCATTGACGGCAAGCAGATATCAACGGATATCAAGGAAGAAATCAGGCTTCAGGTAGAGGCCATGAAGAATGAAGGCAAGCGCGCACCTCATATCGCGATCATCATAGTGGGAGATGATGGTGCAAGCCACACTTATGTGGGTGGAAAAATCAAGGCATGTAAAGCAGTGGGCTTTGACTACACCTTGATGCAGTTTGCCAGTACTATATCTGAAGAGAAGCTGCTCAAGCATGTCGATCAATTGAATGGAGATGAAGATATTGATGGTTTCATCGTGCAACTTCCATTGCCTGAGCATATTTCTGTGGAGAAGGTAACAGAAAGCATTTCGCCAGACAAAGACGTAGATGGATTCACGAATCAAAACTTTGGGAGTATCACTTCTAAAAATCCTTTGTTGATGCCTGCCACTCCATTTGGAATCATGGAGCTGATCAAAAGATACGAAATCGAAACAGAAGGCAAGAACTGCGTGATCGTAGGAGCTAGCCGCTTAGTTGGCGCCCCATTAGCCCTGATGATGTCTAATGATGCAAGAGCTACAGTTACGTTATGTCACAAATACACTGAGGATCTGGCCAGTCATACCAGAAATGCTGACATCCTGGTAGTAGCAGTCGGAAAACCGGAGCTTGTGACCAAAGACATGGTCAAAGAGGGAGCTGTGGTGATCGATGTAGGTACCACTAGAGTGAAAGATGAGAGCAAAAAATCTGGTTTTAGATTGTCTGGTGATGTGGCTTATGATGAAGTAGCACCAAAAGCGAGTTTTATTACCCCTGTACCAGGAGGTGTAGGTCCGATGACCATTGCTTCGTTGATGATCAATACCCTACAAGCGGCTAAACAGAAATACTGA
- the lepA gene encoding translation elongation factor 4: MDHLRNFCIIAHIDHGKSTLADRLLQHTGTVADRDMQEQLLDDMDLERERGITIKSHAIQMLFPFEGKDYTLNLIDTPGHVDFSYEVSRSIAACEGALLIVDASQGIEAQTISNLYLALEHDLEIIPVLNKIDLPGAMPEEVADQIIDLIGCDYEDIIHASGKTGVGVDNILAAIVNRIPAPSGDPEEPLQAMIFDSVFNSFRGIEVIFRVFNGSIKKGDKVKFVATGKTYEADEIGTLGLAQVPKQEIKTGDVGYLISGIKVAKEVKVGDTITHVERPTQAMIKGFEDVKPMVFAGIYPVETTDYEDLRASMEKLQLNDASLVWEPETSAALGFGFRCGFLGMLHMEIVQERLEREFDMTVITTVPSVQFIAQLTDGSEVKINAPSEMPDASRIKQIEEPFIKAQIISKADYVGPIISLCMDKRGTIQNQVYLTSDRVELTFDIPLSEIVFDFFDKLKTISRGYASLDYELTGLKSSHLVKLDIMLNGEAVDALSAIVHRDKAYEWGKRLCEKLKELIPRQMFEIPIQASIGNKIIARETVKAMRKNVLAKCYGGDISRKRKLLEKQKKGKKRMRQVGNVEIPQDAFMAVLKLD, from the coding sequence ATGGATCATTTAAGGAATTTTTGCATCATAGCGCACATCGATCACGGCAAGAGTACACTCGCCGATCGATTGTTGCAACATACGGGTACGGTAGCGGACAGAGACATGCAGGAGCAGCTGCTTGATGACATGGATCTCGAGCGAGAGCGCGGGATTACCATCAAGAGTCATGCGATTCAGATGCTGTTTCCTTTCGAGGGGAAAGATTATACCCTTAATCTCATTGATACTCCGGGTCACGTGGATTTTTCATATGAGGTTTCCCGTTCGATTGCAGCGTGTGAAGGTGCACTACTGATCGTGGATGCATCACAGGGAATCGAAGCTCAGACCATTTCTAATCTGTATTTGGCGCTGGAACATGATCTTGAGATTATCCCTGTTCTGAACAAAATAGATTTGCCTGGTGCTATGCCTGAGGAAGTTGCGGATCAGATCATTGATTTGATTGGCTGTGACTATGAGGATATCATCCATGCTAGTGGTAAGACGGGCGTAGGGGTAGACAATATCCTGGCCGCCATTGTTAATAGAATTCCTGCTCCAAGTGGTGACCCGGAAGAGCCGCTTCAGGCTATGATTTTCGATTCAGTTTTCAACTCATTTAGAGGAATTGAAGTTATTTTCAGGGTTTTCAATGGTTCAATCAAAAAAGGGGATAAAGTAAAGTTTGTCGCTACAGGTAAAACCTATGAGGCAGATGAAATCGGGACTTTGGGTTTGGCTCAAGTGCCTAAACAAGAAATAAAAACTGGAGATGTGGGTTACCTGATCTCAGGTATCAAAGTAGCTAAAGAAGTAAAGGTAGGGGATACGATTACTCATGTAGAACGACCTACTCAGGCCATGATCAAAGGTTTCGAAGATGTGAAACCGATGGTTTTTGCAGGGATATACCCAGTAGAAACGACTGACTATGAGGACCTGCGTGCTTCGATGGAAAAGCTGCAGCTGAATGATGCATCGCTCGTTTGGGAGCCAGAGACTTCAGCAGCCTTAGGGTTTGGTTTTAGATGTGGATTCCTTGGGATGCTACATATGGAGATCGTTCAGGAGAGATTGGAACGTGAATTCGATATGACAGTGATAACGACTGTGCCTTCGGTTCAGTTCATCGCTCAGTTGACAGATGGCTCAGAAGTGAAAATCAACGCTCCATCTGAAATGCCAGATGCCAGTAGAATCAAGCAGATAGAGGAACCATTTATCAAAGCACAAATCATCAGTAAGGCGGATTATGTAGGGCCGATTATTTCGCTTTGCATGGATAAACGTGGTACCATTCAGAACCAGGTTTACCTTACATCAGATAGAGTAGAGTTAACGTTTGATATCCCTCTTTCAGAGATCGTATTCGATTTCTTTGATAAGTTAAAAACCATATCCAGAGGCTATGCATCATTGGATTATGAACTGACAGGGCTGAAGTCTTCTCACCTGGTGAAATTAGATATCATGTTGAATGGTGAGGCGGTAGATGCACTGTCTGCCATCGTACACAGGGACAAGGCCTATGAATGGGGTAAAAGACTTTGTGAAAAGCTGAAAGAATTGATACCAAGGCAGATGTTTGAGATTCCAATTCAAGCATCCATTGGAAATAAAATCATTGCTAGAGAAACAGTAAAAGCCATGAGAAAGAACGTATTGGCGAAATGTTACGGTGGTGATATCTCTCGTAAGAGAAAACTGCTCGAAAAGCAGAAAAAAGGTAAAAAACGTATGCGTCAGGTGGGTAATGTTGAGATTCCTCAAGATGCATTTATGGCAGTACTTAAACTGGATTAA
- a CDS encoding CoA-binding protein, with amino-acid sequence MTKETKKTVVLGASTNPNRYAYLAAHRLHEAGHPMELVSIKKGQLFGQQFKDLKELPEINEVDTVTLYIGSHNLTQWNDYILNLEPKRIIFNPGTENQALAQAARAKGIETIEGCTLVMLRAGLF; translated from the coding sequence TTGACCAAGGAAACTAAGAAGACCGTGGTGCTGGGTGCAAGCACCAACCCAAACAGATATGCTTACCTTGCCGCGCATCGATTACATGAAGCAGGGCACCCCATGGAGTTGGTATCTATTAAGAAGGGCCAATTATTTGGACAACAATTCAAGGATTTAAAGGAATTACCAGAAATTAATGAAGTGGATACGGTGACTCTTTACATTGGGAGTCATAACCTGACTCAATGGAATGACTACATTTTAAATCTTGAACCCAAGAGAATAATATTCAATCCAGGCACAGAAAATCAAGCTTTGGCACAAGCCGCAAGAGCAAAAGGAATTGAAACTATTGAAGGCTGTACTTTGGTGATGCTTCGAGCGGGCTTGTTTTAG